The window GTACGCGAACATGTTCAGCCGCGGGAACGCCACGTCCGGCGCGCCGATCTGCAGCGGCATGATCCAGTTGGCGAACCCGGCGAACAGCGGCGTCGCGAACATCAGCAGCATGATCGTGCCGTGCATCGTGAACGCCTGGTTGAACTGCTCGTTCGACATGATCTGCGTGCCCGGACGGGCGAGCTCGGCGCGCATGAAGAGCGCCATGACGCCGCCGATGCAGAAGAACGCGAACGACGTGACCAGGTAGAGCGTGCCGATCGTCTTGTGGTCGGTGGTCGTCAGCCACTTGACGACGACCTCACCACGACGCTGGCGCCGGACCGGCAGCTCGTCCTCGTAGTGGGAACCCGCTGTCTCGGCACCCTGAGGTTCATTGAGGATGCTCACAGTACGTTCGTCTCCCGGTTCTTCTCGTGCTTCGTCTGCTCGATGCCGGCCGGGACGTAACCGGTCTGGCCCTTCTCCACGAGCGACTTGAGGTGCTCCTCGTAGCGCTCCTGGGAGACGACCTTCACGTTGAAGAGCATCCGTGAGTGGTCCACGCCGCACAGTTCGGCGCACTTGCCCAGGAAGGTTCCCTCCTGGTTGGGAGTCACCTGGAAGGCGTTGGTGTGGCCCGGGATGACGTCCTGCTTCATGAGGAACGGCACCACCCAGAAGGAGTGGATGACGTCACGCGAGGTCAGGACGAAGCGGACCGTCTTGCCCTCCGGGAGCCAGAGCGTCGGGCCCGGGTTGCCGGTCTGCGGGTTCTTGTCGCCAGGAATGCCGCAGGTGTAGACGCCGCCGGCGTTCGCCGGGAAGTCCTTCTTGTACCGGTCCGGGATCGCGGCCAGGTTCTCGTCGGTGGCCGCGTCGCCGGTGGAGCCTTCGACGTTCTCGATGTAGTTGAAGCACCAGCTCCACTGGAAGCCCACCACGTTGACCGTGAGATCGGGCTTCTTGGACGTGTCGAGGAGCTTCGACTCGTCGCGGGCGGTGAAGTAGAAGAGCACCGAGACGATGATCAGCGGGACGACCGTGTACAGCGCCTCGATGGGCATGTTGTACCGGGTCTGTGGGGGAACTTCGACCTTGGTGCGGCTGCGCCGGTGGAAGAAAGCACTCCACAGGATCAGGCCCCACACCAGCACGCCCGTGGCGAGCGCGGCCGCCCACGACCCCTGCCACAGGGAGAGGATCCGCGGAGCCTCTTCCGTGGTCGGGGTGGGCATACCCAGGCGGGGGAAGTCCTCCCATGTGCAACCGGTGGCGGTCGCCAGGACCAGGCCTGCGGTCATTGCCTGCAGCAGCTTCCGCCGCATCGGGCGCCGCGGCGAGCGGTCGGAGCCGTTGGGACTCACGTAGCGCCTTCCCGAGAGTCTCGCCCGCGCGGTATGGCTGCGGCCTTCTCGCTGGTCGGTCGCCGCCCTGCGACGGGCAGGGGTTTGGATGTTTATGCGGACCAAACCCTACTGGACGCGTTTTGGGGTCGCGCGGGGAGGGGGGCCCAACACTCCGCGGGTCATGCCGAGCGCGTAATAGCTCGGGGCTTCGGGTGATTTGGCGGGTGCGCGCGCGTTGTGCCTGTTCGCGCAGTTCCCCTCGCCCCGGTGTCGTCGGCCCGAGGCTTTAGCGTTGCCCTGTGGCCTACTTCGACTCCGCTTCCTCCGCTCCCCTTCATCCCGTCGCGCGGCAGGCCCTGACGGCCTCGCTGGACGAAGGGTGGGCCGATCCCGCGCGGTTGTACCGGGAGGGGCGGCGGGCGCGGCTGCTGTTGGACGCGGCCCGGGAGGCCGCCGCCGAGGCGGTCGGATGCCGGGCCGACGAACTGGTCTTCACCTCGTCGGGGACCCGGGCGGTGCACTCCGGGATCGCGGGGGTGCTGGCCGGGCGGCGGCGGGTGGGGCGCCACCTGATCGTGTCGTCCGTCGAACACTCTTCGGTGCTGCACGCGGCGCTGACGCACGAGGCCGACGGCGGGTCGGTCACCCGGGTGGCGGTGGCCCGTACGGGGTCGGTCGCCGTGTCCTCCTACGCCGAGGCCCTGCGCCCCGACACGGCGCTTGCGTGTCTGCAGTCGGCCAACCACGAGGTGGGGACCGAGCAGCCGGTGGCGGAGGTCGCGCGGGCGTGCCGGGCGGCGGGCGTGCCGTTGCTGGTGGACGCGGCGCAGTCGCTCGGGTGGGGGCGGGTGAACGGCGACTGGTCGGTGTTGACCGCCAGCGCGCACAAATGGGGTGGCCCGTCCGGGGTCGGTCTCCTGGCCGTGCGCAAGGGGGTGCGCTTCGCGGCGCAAGGGCCCGCCGACGAGCGGGAGTCGGGGCGGGCCGCCGGGTTCGAGAACATCCCGGCGATCGTGGCGGCCGCCGCCTCGCTGCGGGCCGTGCGGGCGGAGGCGGACGCGGAGGCGGTGCGGCTGCGGGAGTTGACGGAGCGGATCCGGGCGCGGGTGCCGTCGCTGGTGCCCGATGTGGAGGTGGTGGGCGATCCGGAGCGCCGGCTGCCGGGGGTGGTCACCTTCTCGTGTCTCTATGTCGACGGGGAGACCTTGCTCCACGAGCTGGACCGCGAGGGCTTCTCCGTCTCCTCGGGCTCCTCCTGTACGAGCAGCACGCTGACGCCCAGCCATGTGCTGCGGGCCATGGGGGTGCTGAGCGAGGGGAACGTGCGGGTCTCCCTGCCGGCGGGGGCGGCGGCCGAGGACGTCGAACGGTTCCTGTCCGTGCTGCCGGGGGCGGTCGCGGCGGTACGGGAGAAGCTGGGGGCGCCGGTGAGCACCGCCGTGACGGCCGTGCGGGAGGACGCCCTCGTCGTGGACGCGCTCGGCAAGCGGTGCCCGATCCCCGTCATCGAGCTGGCCAAGGTGATCGGGGACGTCCCGGTCGGCGGCACCGTCCGTGTCCTCTCGGACGACGAGGCGGCGCGCCTGGACATCCCGGCGTGGTGCGAGATGCGGGGTCAGGAGTACGTGGGGGAAGAGCCGGCGGAGCGGGGTTCGGCGTACGTGGTGCGCCGGGTGAGCTGACGGGAGCCCCGCGCCCGTGAAGGTGAGGCCGAAGGCCTCTCTTCGGGGCGCGGGGCTGTGTCGTTATGCGGCTCCGCCGCGCGAGCGCGACCGGCCATATCGAATCCGCGGCCGACAACGCACCGACCCGGCAATCCGGTGGTCGCCCCGGCCCTCTCAGCCCAGGTGCTTCTTCACTTCCGCCGCCGCCTCGTCCCCGTAGGCCTTCTCGAACCGGTCCATGAAGTGCGCCCGCCGCAGCTGGTACTCCTGCGTCCCCACCGTCTCGATCACGAGGGTGGCGAGCATGCAGCCGACCTGCGCCGCCCGCTCCAGCGAGACACCCCAGGCCAGCCCGGAGAGGAAGCCCGCCCGGAAGGCGTCGCCGACACCCGTGGGCTCGGCCTTGCGCTCCTCCTCGGGGCAGCCGACCTCGATGGGGTCCTCGCCGGCCCGCTCGACGCGGACGCCGCGCGCGCCGAGCGTGGTCACCCGGTGGCCGACCTTGGCGAGGATCTCCGCGTCCGACCAGCCGGTCTTGGACTCGATGAGGCCCTTCTCGTACTCGTTGGAGAAGAGGTAGGTGGCGCCGTCCAGCAGTATCCGGATCTCGTCGCCGTCCATGCGGGCGATCTGCTGCGAGAAGTCGGCGGCGAACGGGATGCCCCGGGTGCGGCACTCCTCCGTGTGGCGGAGCATCCCCTCCGGGTCGTCCGCGCCGATCAGGACGAGGTCGAGGCCGCCGACGCGGTCGGCGACGGTCTTCAGCTCGATGAGGCGGGCCTCGCTCATCGCTCCGGTGTAGAAGGACCCGATCTGGTTGTGGTCGGCGTCCGTGGTGCACACGAAGCGGGCCGTGTGCAGCGTCTCGGAGATGCGCACGGAGGCGGTGTCCACCCCGTGCCGGTCGAGCCATGCGCGGTACTCGTCGAAGTCGGAGCCCGCCGCGCCGACCAGGATCGGGCGCGTGCCGAGCTGTCCCATGCCGAACGCGATGTTCGCGCCGACACCACCCCGGCGTACGTCGAGCTGGTCGACGAGGAAGGAGAGGGAGACCGTGTGCAGCTGGTCCGCGACGAGTTGGTCGGCGAAGCGGCCCGGGAAGGTCATCAGATGGTCGGTGGCGATGGAGCCGGAGACTGCGATACGCACGGCGAGGACACACTCCTGCGAAGGGAGAGGGGATTGACAGTTCACGCTACCGGGTCCTCCACCTGCTCTGAAGCAGGCGAAACTACCCGATAGTAGGTCTTTCTTCGCGGGTTCGCGGTGCGTACGGTGCCGGTATGACGAACCTCAAGATCCACGGCTCCGCCCCGTTCGACCCGGACGGCGGCAGCCTCGCGGCACTGCGCGGTGACTGCGCCCGGATGGCTCCGCACTGGGCGGCCCCCGCGAAGGTCATTACGGCTCCGGTCTCCCCTTCGCTCATTCACGGGGTCACGGTGCCCGTGGCGTCCGCCCGGCTGGTGGACGCGATGCCGGAGTACGGCTACTGAGGGAACCGCCGGCTCGCGCGCCGCGTCCCATCGCTGTCCCCCGTAGAGGGGATGCGGTGTACGACCTGCCGAAGGAGCGATGCGGTGAACTCCGAGCGACCCGACAACCCCGAGAACCCGGACGAGGGCCCCGAGCCCGACGCCGCCGAGGAGCTCGGGGCTGCCGGGGATGACGCCACCGAGGCGGAGACGGACGGGGCAGAGGCCGCCGACCGGGCGGATGAGCCTGCGCGAGCGGCCGATTCCACGGACGCGGCTGCGTCTACGGATACGACTGCGAATGCGGACGCGGATGCGGACGCGGATGCGGATGCGGACGCTGCGAGCGCCGAGGTCGTGGGCGGCGGCGGTGCCGAGCGGTCGGGCCGGCGGCGCTCCCGGGTGATCGTCGCGTCCGTGGCCGCCGCGGTGCTGCTGGTCGGGGGTGGTGGGGCGCTCCTCGCCACCACCGCTTCCGACGGGTCCGGGGGCGACGGCAAGGGGTCCGGTGCGCCCGGCGGCGACGGCACTCCCCCGCCGCTCGCGCTCGACGGATACTCCGGCGGCGGTTCGAACGGCATCGCGCCCGGTGAACCGAACCCCTACGGGGTGACCTACCGCGCCGGTGACGACCTGCCCGAGGGCCCCGGCTCGGCTCCGGTGTACGTGCTGAAGGGCGAGGTGACGGCCGCCGAGGTGGCGCGGCTCGCCGAGGCGCTCGGGGTGACGGGCAAGCCGACGGCCGAGGGTGAGGGCTGGCGGGTGGGGGCGGCCGGGGACGGTTCGGAGCCGGTGCTGCGGGTGAGCCGGCAGGCGCCGGGGGCCTGGACGTTCGACCGGTACACGCCGGGCACGGACAACTGCGTAAAGGTGACCGTCTGCGCGTCCGGCGGCACGGCCGGCGCCGGCGACCCGGTGAGCGAGGCGGTGGCCCGGAAGGCCGCGGCGCCCGTCCTCAAGGCCGTCGGCCAGGACGACGCCAAGCTCGACGCCACCCAGCTCATGGGCGCCGTACGGGTGGTGAACGCGGACCCCGAGGTGGGCGGGCTGCCCACGTACGGCTGGGCGACCGGCATCCGCATCGGCGCGGACGGCCAGGTGCTCGGCGGCAGCGGCAACCTGAAGTCGCCGGTCAGGAGCGACACGTACCCCGTCGTGGACGCGGACCGGACGCTGGAGCTGCTGAACGGCTCCGGGCAGGGCGTCGGTACCGAAGGCGGCGGCGCCGGCACCGAGCGCGGCGGCATCGGCGGCTGCACCGGTCCCGTACCGCTGGAGAGGGAGGACGGGGCGGTCGTCGGGAGCGGGACGGCCACGTCGGGCGAGACGCCGTGCGAGCGGGTGACCACGGCACCGAAGCCGGAGGCGGTCGCCGTCGAGAAGGCGGTGTTCGGGCTGGCCTCGCACCAGGTGGACGGGCGGCCGGCGCTGGTGCCGTCCTGGCTGTTCGAGGTACGGCCGACCGGGGCCGAGGACACCTACACGGTGACCCACCCGGCGATCGACCCCGCGTACCTGGCCGGCCCCGAGTCCCGTTCGGCGCCGACCGAGAAGCCCGGTGGGCCGGGTGACACACCCTCCACCGGCGCGTCCTCGCGCGATGTGCGGATCCAGGGCTGGACGGTCGACGGCGACGAGCTGACCGTGACCTTCTGGGGCGGGGTGTGCAGCGCGTACACGGCCGGGGTGAGCGAGGAGTCGGGCGAGGTGCGGGTCACCGTGACCGACACCCCGCGGGAGGGCAGGGCCTGCATCCTGATCGCCAAGGCGATGGAGCGGACGGTGCGCCTCGACGAGCCGCTGGGCGACCGGAAGGTGGTCGGGTCGGACGGCGAGGCGATCCCGAAGGGCGGCATCGCGGAGCTGGAGCCGCGGTAGGCGCCGCCGGGGCCGCACCGGGCCCGGGATGACGGAAGGCGGCGTCCCCCGTGGAGGGGGACGCCGCCTTCGTCGTACCTGAACGTCGCCGTGCGCGTACCGCTGCCGCGCGCGGGGACCCTAGCTGAAGGAGTCGCCGCAGGCGCAGGAACCCGTCGCGTTCGGGTTGTCGATGGTGAAGCCCTGCTTCTCGATGGTGTCGACGAAGTCGATGGTGGCGCCGCCCAGGTACGGGGCGCTCATGCGGTCGGTGATGACCTTCACGCCGTCGAAGTCCTTGACCACGTCACCGTCGAGCGAGCGCTCGTCGAAGAAGAGCTGGTACCGCAGGCCGGAGCAGCCGCCGGGCTGAACGGCGACGCGCAGCGCCAGATCGTCACGGCCTTCCTGGTCGAGCAGGGCCTTGACCTTGGCCGCGGCGGCGTCGGTCACGATGATGCCGTCGGTGACGGTGCCGGTCTCGTCCGATACGGACATCTACATCTCTCCCGGGTTGTACGGAGACTGCTTGCCGACGGGTGCAACCGTCGGAGCCCCGGATTCATTCCGGGTCGCGCGGATGAGCCACGCGTCTCTCTTCATGCTCGCACATGGCCCGCGGCAGGGACACGAGGTCGCGGGGGGCTGTGGACAACGCCACGCGTCGGGGCGAGCCAGGCCGTTCGGCGCGGGCGGCCGGGATTCATGTCACATGGACACTATGGCCATCGTCAAACTGACGTGAAGCGGATATGATAGATAGCGTCAATTCGACGAAAAGGATCGCCCGGTTGTCCCGCCGCCCCTCCCAGGGGGCGGCGAGCCGCAGAACAGAAAGGGTGCGTGCCGTGACCACCGCCCAGACCCAGGAACTCGACGTACAGCCGACGCCCCTCGCCCTGCTGCTGCTCGGCCGCGAGGCCGACCCGCGGAGCGAGCGAGGTGTCGAGTGCCCGGGCGACCTCCCCTCCCCGTCCGACCCCGACCTGGTGGAGCGCGCCCGCGCCGCCAAGGAGAAGCTCGGGGACAAGGTCTTCGTGCTGGGCCACCACTACCAGCGCGACGAGGTCATCCAGTTCGCGGACGTCACGGGCGACTCCTTCAAGCTGGCGCGGGACGCGGCGGCACGGCCCGAGGCCGAGTACATCGTGTTCTGCGGTGTGCACTTCATGGCCGAGTCGGCGGACATCCTCACCGGCGACGACCAGAAGGTCGTCCTGCCGGACCTGGCCGCCGGATGCTCCATGGCCGACATGGCCACCGCCGAGCAGGTCGCCGAGTGCTGGGACGTGCTGACCGAGGCGGGCGTGGCCGAGCAGGTCGTGCCCGTGTCGTACATGAACTCCTCGGCCGACATCAAGGCCTTCACCGGCAAGCACGGGGGCACGATCTGCACCTCGTCGAACGCGAAGCGGGCCCTGGACTGGGCCTTCGAGCAGGGCGAGAAGGTCCTGTTCCTGCCGGACCAGCACCTGGGGCGCAACACCGCCGTGCGGGACATGGGGATGTCGCTCGACGACTGCGTCCTGTACAACCCGCACAAGCCGAA is drawn from Streptomyces bottropensis ATCC 25435 and contains these coding sequences:
- the coxB gene encoding cytochrome c oxidase subunit II, producing the protein MSPNGSDRSPRRPMRRKLLQAMTAGLVLATATGCTWEDFPRLGMPTPTTEEAPRILSLWQGSWAAALATGVLVWGLILWSAFFHRRSRTKVEVPPQTRYNMPIEALYTVVPLIIVSVLFYFTARDESKLLDTSKKPDLTVNVVGFQWSWCFNYIENVEGSTGDAATDENLAAIPDRYKKDFPANAGGVYTCGIPGDKNPQTGNPGPTLWLPEGKTVRFVLTSRDVIHSFWVVPFLMKQDVIPGHTNAFQVTPNQEGTFLGKCAELCGVDHSRMLFNVKVVSQERYEEHLKSLVEKGQTGYVPAGIEQTKHEKNRETNVL
- a CDS encoding cysteine desulfurase/sulfurtransferase TusA family protein, which encodes MAYFDSASSAPLHPVARQALTASLDEGWADPARLYREGRRARLLLDAAREAAAEAVGCRADELVFTSSGTRAVHSGIAGVLAGRRRVGRHLIVSSVEHSSVLHAALTHEADGGSVTRVAVARTGSVAVSSYAEALRPDTALACLQSANHEVGTEQPVAEVARACRAAGVPLLVDAAQSLGWGRVNGDWSVLTASAHKWGGPSGVGLLAVRKGVRFAAQGPADERESGRAAGFENIPAIVAAAASLRAVRAEADAEAVRLRELTERIRARVPSLVPDVEVVGDPERRLPGVVTFSCLYVDGETLLHELDREGFSVSSGSSCTSSTLTPSHVLRAMGVLSEGNVRVSLPAGAAAEDVERFLSVLPGAVAAVREKLGAPVSTAVTAVREDALVVDALGKRCPIPVIELAKVIGDVPVGGTVRVLSDDEAARLDIPAWCEMRGQEYVGEEPAERGSAYVVRRVS
- the nadA gene encoding quinolinate synthase NadA, whose protein sequence is MTTAQTQELDVQPTPLALLLLGREADPRSERGVECPGDLPSPSDPDLVERARAAKEKLGDKVFVLGHHYQRDEVIQFADVTGDSFKLARDAAARPEAEYIVFCGVHFMAESADILTGDDQKVVLPDLAAGCSMADMATAEQVAECWDVLTEAGVAEQVVPVSYMNSSADIKAFTGKHGGTICTSSNAKRALDWAFEQGEKVLFLPDQHLGRNTAVRDMGMSLDDCVLYNPHKPNGGLTVEQLRAAKMILWRGHCSVHGRFSLQSVNDVRERIPGVNVLVHPECKHEVVAAADHVGSTEYIIKALEAAPAGSKWAIGTELNLVRRLANRFAPEGKEIVFLDRTVCFCSTMNRIDLPHLVWTLESLAEGNLVNRIEVDKETEAFAKLALERMLALP
- a CDS encoding HesB/IscA family protein, which encodes MSVSDETGTVTDGIIVTDAAAAKVKALLDQEGRDDLALRVAVQPGGCSGLRYQLFFDERSLDGDVVKDFDGVKVITDRMSAPYLGGATIDFVDTIEKQGFTIDNPNATGSCACGDSFS
- a CDS encoding carbohydrate kinase family protein, with amino-acid sequence MRIAVSGSIATDHLMTFPGRFADQLVADQLHTVSLSFLVDQLDVRRGGVGANIAFGMGQLGTRPILVGAAGSDFDEYRAWLDRHGVDTASVRISETLHTARFVCTTDADHNQIGSFYTGAMSEARLIELKTVADRVGGLDLVLIGADDPEGMLRHTEECRTRGIPFAADFSQQIARMDGDEIRILLDGATYLFSNEYEKGLIESKTGWSDAEILAKVGHRVTTLGARGVRVERAGEDPIEVGCPEEERKAEPTGVGDAFRAGFLSGLAWGVSLERAAQVGCMLATLVIETVGTQEYQLRRAHFMDRFEKAYGDEAAAEVKKHLG